Below is a window of Chryseobacterium indicum DNA.
TGCATGAACTTTCGCAATCATCATAATTTTAGAAAGTTCTTTATCAATTGGTTTTCCTACACCTACCGCATGGGAAATAATTAAATTATATTGCAACTGCGCAGTTTCATCCGCCGATATTTTTGTATCGCAAAGAGGTCCGAAACCTGTATTGATCCCATAAACACATCGGTCTGATTCTACAATCTGCTGTACATTTTTCTGGGATTTTAAAATCTGTTCTTTAGCGGTTTTGTTTAATTTAGCTTTATTTGGAGTTTTGCAGATCTCCAAAACATCATGGAAACTGAAAACATCTACACCGTATATCATTCTCAAAATTTTGTCTTAAAATTACGCATTTGGCAACGATTGGAAAAACTAAATTTCAACAGCATATATTTTTCTGAAAATAAGTGAATTAATTTGTTATTTTTACCGCAGAAATATAAAAAAATTAACATCCCCATGAAACTTAAAACTTTAGTGTTTACGCTGTTTTTGGTAAGCGCATCATCTTTCGCACAGAAAGTAAAATACTCCAAAGAAGAAATTAAAAAAATGGAACAGTACCTTTTTAACGAAGGTTTTAACGCTCCCTCTGTAAAAAAAACTTCTACCGTAATATTAAAGGACGGAACAACACACAAAGGTTTCTGCAGCAAAACAGATACGAAAAAAGGTCAGATTTTCGAGGTTACCCTGAAAGACAGCATTTCTAAAAAGCAATCGGTATTTGTTGCCGATAACATCAGCGAAATGTATCTGTATCCGAATGAGGCGGAAAAAGTGGGGAAAGTTTTTAAGTACATGGGCAACATCAGAAACTATCAGACCAAGAAATTAAAAAACTCAACCACCAAAGACCGTATTCACTTTGTAAACCAGACCGTTTCCCTGAAAAATAAGAAGGACGACAAAGAATTCTTAATGCAGGTCATCAATCCGGAATTTGATGATATCATTTCCGTATATCATGATCCGAGAGCAAAAGAAACCGGCGGATTTTCGGTGATGGGTTCTCCGCAGTTGGGCGGTGGCGTTACAAAATCCTACTACGTAAAAAAAGGAGATAAAGTAATGTGGCTTCATAAAGATGATTTCGAAGACAATTATGATTTTCTTTTTGGCGACAATCCTGAGTTTATGAAAAAATATCCTAAGAATTCTGTGGAATGGGATTATTTCAGCTTTTTGGTTTATCAGTATACAGAAATGAGCCAAAGCTAAATTTTGAAGCAGAAAAGAATAAATCGTTTATAAAGAAACTGTTTAATTACAATCAATTTTAACAAACATTATAAAGCTGTAGTATTTCTGCGGCTTTTTTTGTGCTTCTAAATTCCGTAATTTTGTTATATGAATCCTTCTTTAGAATTACAACTCAAAACTTTACCTTCCGAGCCCGGTGTTTATCGTTATTATGACAAAAATGATAAGCTTTTGTATGTAGGAAAGGCTAAAAATCTGAAAAAAAGGGTTCTCTCCTATTTCAACAAAAATCTTTCAGGATACCGCATCAAAATCATGGTGGGTAAAATCCAGCGGCTGGAAACAACGATCGTTAACAGTGAATATGATGCACTTTTACTGGAAAATAATTTAATTAAGGAACATCAGCCGTTTTATAATGTCATGCTGAAGGATGACAAAACGTATCCGTGGATCTGTATTAAAAATGAAGATTTTCCGAGAATTTTTCTTACGCGTACCAAAATTAAAGACGGTTCCGAATATTATGGGCCTTACGCAAAAGTACGTCCTGCAAAGATTCTCCTTGATACGATAAAACATATTTATAAATTAAGAACCTGCAATCTCAATTTAGGTCCTAGTAAAATTGATGAAGGGAAATACAAGGTCTGTCTGGAATATCACATCAAAAATTGTGAAGGACCTTGCGAAGGACTGGAAAGCAAGGAAGATTATGATGAAAAAATAGATGCCATCCGTGGAATTATCAAAGGAGATTTCCGTAAAGCGAAAGAATATCTGGTGAATCAGATGATGAAATATGCAACGAATCTTCAGTTTGAAAGTGCACAGATCATCAAGGAAAGAATTGACGCGCTTGAAGATTATCAGACTAAAAATACGGTGGTGAACCCGAGTATTGATGATGTGGATGTTTTTGGAATGACAAGCGACGAAACGGCTGCTTACGTTAATTTCTTTAAAATAAGGAACGGAAATATTATCCAGAGTTACACTACTGAGATCAAAAAAATCCTTGAGGAAAGCGACGAAGACATTATGGAGCAGGCTTTGGTGGAAATCCGTCAGAAATTCGATTCCCATTCAAAGGAAGTGCTTCTGCCTTTTCATCTGTCTATTGAAATTCCGAATGTAAAACTGATCGTTCCGAAAGTGGGCGATAAAAAACGAATCGTTGAGCTTTCCGAAAAGAATGCGAAAGAATACCGTTTGGAAAAATTAAAACAGGTTCAGATCGTTGATCCGGAAAGACATACGAACCGAATTATGTCTGAAATGCAGAAATTGCTGAGAATGCCTGTTGAACCAAGACATATTGAAGGTTTTGATAACTCCAATATTCAGGGAACGAATCCTGTTTCTGCGTGTGTTGTTTTTAAAGACGGAAAACCAAGCAAAGCAGATTACAGAATTTTTCATCCGAAAACGGTGGAAGGTCCCAATGATTTTGCTACAATGGAAGAAGTGATCTACCGCCGTTACAAAAGAATGTTAGATGAAGGGGAAGATCTGCCTCAGTTGATTTTGATCGACGGTGGAAAAGGTCAGTTATCTTCTGCGGTAAAAAGTCTGAGACTTTTAGGATTGTACGGAAAAATTACCATTGTAGGCATTGCGAAACGTCTAGAAGAGATTTTCTTTCCGGAAGATCCTATTCCTTTATATTTGGATAAAAAGTCTGAAACGCTGAAGATTTTGCAGCGTGTGAGAGACGAAGCACACCG
It encodes the following:
- the uvrC gene encoding excinuclease ABC subunit UvrC, whose translation is MNPSLELQLKTLPSEPGVYRYYDKNDKLLYVGKAKNLKKRVLSYFNKNLSGYRIKIMVGKIQRLETTIVNSEYDALLLENNLIKEHQPFYNVMLKDDKTYPWICIKNEDFPRIFLTRTKIKDGSEYYGPYAKVRPAKILLDTIKHIYKLRTCNLNLGPSKIDEGKYKVCLEYHIKNCEGPCEGLESKEDYDEKIDAIRGIIKGDFRKAKEYLVNQMMKYATNLQFESAQIIKERIDALEDYQTKNTVVNPSIDDVDVFGMTSDETAAYVNFFKIRNGNIIQSYTTEIKKILEESDEDIMEQALVEIRQKFDSHSKEVLLPFHLSIEIPNVKLIVPKVGDKKRIVELSEKNAKEYRLEKLKQVQIVDPERHTNRIMSEMQKLLRMPVEPRHIEGFDNSNIQGTNPVSACVVFKDGKPSKADYRIFHPKTVEGPNDFATMEEVIYRRYKRMLDEGEDLPQLILIDGGKGQLSSAVKSLRLLGLYGKITIVGIAKRLEEIFFPEDPIPLYLDKKSETLKILQRVRDEAHRFGVKHHRTRRKNSTIKSELEEIPGVGEKTIELLLSKLKSVKRIKESNLETLEEILGKSKAKIIYDFFNE